The DNA sequence CCCAGCGAATCTCCGAAAATGAATCGGGCGGAAGCCTCGGCGTAGTCCCAGACAGCCAACGCCGCCTCCAAGTGGGGGCGGCGAATGATCCCTGATCCGTCCAGAACCGCGTACAGACATGGCAGCCGCAGCACATGCGCCTCGGCCCGGGCGCAGATTGCGCCGAATAGGCCCGGCCGGTCGGCGGAAAGAGTGGGATATACCTCCGCCCAAATTCGTCGTGATTCCTCATCCCTCCGGATCTCGTCGAACGTACGCGCAAGCTCCAGGGCCGACCCGAATCGGGTCGCGAGCGGCCGAAGGGTCTCCTCGTCGAGTGTTCCCCCATCCGGCAGCAGCTTGGAGCGCCGCACACAAAGCCACATGAACCGATTTGCGAACCCATTTGCAATTTCAGTCCGCGTCAACTCACGTCGAACTTCCTCGGTCGTGACGTGCCCGATAATCGAGACGTGTGCTCCCGTCGCCCTCAGCGGGCTGTTTTTGGTCAGCGTCCGCAAGACGTCGCCATCCCACGCCCTGCGCACTATGGGCGATAGGGTATTGCCCTCCCTCGCGATGACGCGGAGCAACGAGGCGAATTCAGGTTCAACGATGAGAATCCTCTTGTCGTTGACCCCTGGATCATCGACGACCAATTCGCCCTTCACGCATTTCTCCGTCGCGTCGCGTACGTGAAAGATCAGCCCCTCACCGCTCGACAGTCCACTCGCGATTCGGCCTGCCTCCCAACCTTCGTCAGCGTACTTCATCACCTGGCGCACTCGACCTAGAGACGTGCCCTTCCGTGCTTTTGAGGTCCTCCCCACTAGCACGGCAAATTCATTCAGTCCGTGGCGGGTACCCTCGACTACGAAGTGTGGTTTCGGCCCGAGCGCGTTGCCAAACCCCAAGAGAATCTGGAGGAGGAGAGCCACCGAATCGGCTTCGGTGTGTGGTTCGACGCTACGAACAAAGTCACCGGCAAGTCCGTGGAGTGCCGCGCTGTCGAGCGTCGGCCACGGATGATCTCTTTTCGCCGCAGGGGTCTTGATCCCGATCGGATCATCGAGGAGTTCTCCGATCCGAGCAGTCGCGCCGGATTTCGCGAGCAGATCGTCGGTGCGGCTGGTCACAGCACTCCTCGTTTCAGCCGATCTGCGAATTCGCGCACGCGAAGCTCCAACGGCAAGCGCTCGAAGGTGTCCAGTGCCACCCGCGCCCTTTCGTCGGCCTCTCGTGCGAGGGATAGGAGTTCTGCGTCGTGCGGGAATTTCCCCTCCGCGACCTCGCGGACTCCGCGATAGACCCGGTAGTCATCTCGGAGCTCCATCAGCCGGTGCGCCGCCCATGCA is a window from the Nitrospirota bacterium genome containing:
- a CDS encoding DUF3987 domain-containing protein encodes the protein MKTPAAKRDHPWPTLDSAALHGLAGDFVRSVEPHTEADSVALLLQILLGFGNALGPKPHFVVEGTRHGLNEFAVLVGRTSKARKGTSLGRVRQVMKYADEGWEAGRIASGLSSGEGLIFHVRDATEKCVKGELVVDDPGVNDKRILIVEPEFASLLRVIAREGNTLSPIVRRAWDGDVLRTLTKNSPLRATGAHVSIIGHVTTEEVRRELTRTEIANGFANRFMWLCVRRSKLLPDGGTLDEETLRPLATRFGSALELARTFDEIRRDEESRRIWAEVYPTLSADRPGLFGAICARAEAHVLRLPCLYAVLDGSGIIRRPHLEAALAVWDYAEASARFIFGDSLGDPDADTIYRSLRTIQEGMTRTEIHALFGRHRSEGQIDAALALLLSHSLVSRTSSVTAGRTAERWFAR